AGATCGTGCCGCGGCACTGGCCGTCTCGTCGGTCGCGCTGATCGGCGGTGTCCTGCTCGTCCTCTGCGGCGAGCGGCTGTCCGTCCGGGGCTTCTACGGCCTGGTCTTCGCGACGCTCGCCCTGCTGGCGCTGCAGATGTCGTCCCAGCGCGGTCACGCGGAGGCAACCGCTGCCGCGCTGCTCCTGCCGCTGCTGTCGATGTTCGTACACGCGTTCTTCGACCGCCGCGCCACGCTGCTCGCCGACGCCGGGATCGTCGGGCTGATCGCGCTCGCCCAGTTCGCCTGGTCGGCGCTGCCGGTGGCGATCGCCGCGACGCTGGTCTGCGTCAACGGGGTCGTCGCTGCGGTCACCGGATGGCTGGTCCGCGCGGCGGCCGAGGCGGACATCGATTTGCTCACCGGGCTGCCGAACCGCCGCGGGCTGGTCCGCGCGCTGCGTGTCAAGCTCGCCGCCGACCGCGACGGCACGCCGCTGACGCTGGCCCTGCTCGACGTCGAACAGCTCGTCGACAGCGCCGCCCGCCGCGGCCCCGCGGCCGCCGACGACCTGCTGCGCGGGCTCGGCCAGACGTGGTCGGCCGAGGCCGGTCCGGCCGTGGTCGCCCGCTACGGCGACACCACGTTCGCGGTGCTGGTCACCGGCGGGGTCACCGCGACGACCGCGCTGCTGGAACGGCTCCGCGCCGCCGCGAGCACCGCGGGCGGCTTCCCGGTCGGCACCGCCGGACACTGCGCCGGCGACACGTCCGCCCTGCTCACCGGCCGCGCCGAGAGCGCGCTGTCGGAGGCACGGCGGACCGGCGGCAGCAGCACCGTGCACTACGAGGACACCGCGGGTGTGGCGTCCCAGCTCACTGCCGCACTGACCGCGGGCGAGTTCACCGTCGTCTACCAGCCGATCGTCGACGCGGCCGAAGGCCGCGTCACGGGCGCGGAGGCACTGGTCCGGTGGATCCGGCCCGGCCTCGGCCCCGTCCCCCCGAACGACTTCATTCCGGACGCCGAGCGCAGCGGATTCATCCGGGTGCTCGACCGCTGGGTCCTCCGGACCGCGTGCCAGGCGGCGGCGTCCTGGCCCCGCCACGTCGCCACGAAGGTCACCGTCAACGTCTCCGGCCAGGAGCTGGACCAGCCCGACTACTACGATCAGGTCGTCGCGGCGCTGGCCGACTCCGGGCTGCCCGCCGACCGCCTCGTCCTGGAGGTCACCGAGAGCACGCTGGACGCCGACTCCGCCGCGGCGCTTGACGTGCTGCGCCGCCTGCGGGCACTCGGGATCCGGATCGCGATCGACGACTTCGGCACCGGGTACTCGTCGCTGAGCCGGCTGCACCGCCTCCCGGCCGACATCCTCAAGATCGACCGGTCGTTCGTGGCCGTGCTGGGCCCCACCGACCAGGAGGCGCCGGTCATCGCCGCGATCACCGCGCTGGCCCGGACGCTCGGCCTGCGGACGGTCGCCGAAGGCGTCGAGGAGCCGCACCAGGCCGCGCTGCTGCGGCGGTACGGCTGCGACGAGATCCAGGGCTGGCTCTACGGCCGCCCGGGGGACCCCGAACTCATCGGTGCGGCGCTGGCCGGGCCGCGTACCCCGAACCACCTGCTGACGGGCAATCGATGACCGCCGCCGCACAGCCGACCGGGATCGCCCCGGAAGCGATCGTGCGCGTGCTGCGCTCCGATCGTGTGATCCGCCGGGCCGCGCTGCTCGGGCTCTGCTGGCTGGCCTGTTTCGCGGTGCTGACCTGGCGGAGCCAGGACGCCCCCGGGCTGGCGAAGTTCACCGCGAACATCGCCTACCTGGTGCCGGTGATCGTGGTCGCGGTCACCGGGTGCCGGGCGGCCTGGCGTCGCAGGCACGCCAACCGGATCGGCAGGGCGTGGGTGCTGTTCGCCTGCTCCGGCGTGCTGTGGCTGGCCGGCGAGGTGATGTGGAGCTACCGGGCGTACACCGCGCCGGACGATGAGACCTATCCGTCGCCGGCTGACGTCTTCTACATCCTGAGCGGCCTGCTGATCCCGATCGGCCTGCTGGTCGCGTTCCGCAGGGCCGGTGCCCCGCGGAGCCGGCGGATGCTGCTCGACGTCACGCTGGTGGCCCTCGGCCTGGCGACGCTGGGCTGGCAGGTGCTCGTCGCACCGCAGGTCGACGACAGCGACGGGTTCAGCCGCCTGATCACGGTCGCGTACCCGCTCACCGACATAGCGATCCTGGTGTGCCTGGTGTCGCTCGGGCTGTCCGGCCACGACCGGCTCCCGACGTCGGTGCGCCTGGTCGGCTGGGCCTACCTGGTCTGGGCCGTTGTCGACTGTGGCTACACCTACCAGACGATCAACGACAGCTACGGCGACACCAGCTGGCTGAACCTCGGTTACCAAGTGGGCGCGATCGTGCTGACGCTCGGCGGACTGGTCGCGCTGCGCTACCCGGAGAAGGAGGCGGTACCCGCGGTGATCGGCCGCGATCTCACGATCGTCCCGCTGCTGGTCGCCGCACTCGCCGCCTGGGCGGTGGTGGCCGCCCAGATCGCCGCGGCGGACATTCCGTTCGTGCCGGTGGTGGTCGCTGCCGTGATCGTCGCCGGGCTGCTGTACCGGCAGCTGCTGGTGACCCGGGACCGCACCCGGCTGGCCCGCGAACTGCGGGACGCGCTGGCCGAGCAGGCCCGGCTGGCGGTGACCGACCCGCTGACCGGCCTGCACAACCGGCGGTTCTTGCAGGACGCCCTCGACCGCGAGGTCGCTCGGGCCCGCCGCTCCGGGGCGCCGCTGAGCCTGGTCGTGCTGGACATCGACCACTTCAAACGGATCAACGACGCCTACGGGCACGCCGCGGGCGACGCCGCGCTGGTGCAGGCAGCCCAGCGTCTGGGTGCGGTGGCGCGGGCCGGTGACGTCATCGCCCGGCACGGCGGCGAGGAGTTCGCCTGGCTGCTGCCGGACACCCCGGAGCAGGGCGCGGCGGAACTCGCCGAGCGGCTGCGGGCGGCGCTGGCCGGTGCGCCGGTCGTCCTGCCGGAGACCGGTCCGGTCGAGATGAGCGGATCGCTGGGCGTGGCGACGCTGCGCGGCACCGACGACGCAACGGCTCTGATGCGGGACGCCGACCGCGCGCTGTACCGGGCGAAGGAACACGGCCGGAACCGGGTCGTCCTCGCGCCCGCCCAGCGGGTTCCGCTGTCCACCGCCGGATAGTCGGTCGAGCCGCCGGAGCGGGGTGTGGCACGCTCCGGCGCAGGGCGATCGTCCACCATCGGCCGGGCACCGGACGCCACCGCCGTCGACGTGGTGCGGGTGATCGCGCCGTCGGACGCGGCGCCGGCACCCGGCCGGGCCTCAGCCGATCCGGCCCACCCCACCGAACAGGTAGACGTCCGGGACGTCGAGCTCGTCCGCGTCGGGTCGCCAGCGAGAGCAGGACACGACGCCGGGCTCCAGCAGTTCCAGCCCGTCGAAGAAGCGCTCGAGCTCCACCCGGGTGCGGGCCCGGATCGGGGTGCCGCCCCGCTCGGTGGTCTCGCGCATCACCCGCAGCATCGGCTCACCGTGGATCTCGGCGGTGGAGTGGGTCAGCACCAGGTAGCTGCCCGGCGCGAGCTTCGACACCAGCCGGGCGACACCCGGGTACGCCTCGTCGTCGTCCATGATGTGGTTGACGACGCCCAGCAGCATCAGCGCGACCGGACGGCTGAAGTCCAGCGTCCGCTCCGCGGCGGCGAAGATCGCCTCGGGGTCGCGCAGGTCGGCCTCGACGTAGTCGCTCGCGCCCGCCGGCGAGCTGACCAGCAGCGCGCGGGCGTGGACCATCACCAGCGGGTCGTTGTCGACGTACACCACCCGGGCGGTCGGGTCGAGCGACTGCGCGACCTCGTGGGTGTTGTCCGCGGACGGCAAGCCGGTTCCGACGTCGAGGAACTGGGTGATCCCGGCGTCGCGAACCAGGTACCGCACGACGCGCTTGAGGAACGCGCGCTCGGCCCGCGCGCCGAGCGGGATGTCGGGGATGTGGGCCAGCACCTCGTCACCGGCCGCGCGGTCGGCGGCGAAGTGGTCCTTGCCGCCGAGCCAGTAGTTCCAGATTCTCGCGGAGTGCGGAACGCTGATGTCGATCTTCGTGTCGGCGGGGAGGCCGGTCTCCTCGGTCATAGAACGCAACTCCGCTTCCTCTGACAACGGTGCGTGCCAACTCCGATCACGGCCATTGAACCGCGCCGGTTCGACTCGCGCGCGTGCGGGGCCGCACGGGTCCCCAGTATGTCCACATGCGACAGCACGGTCGGAGAGCGGGGTGGCGGGTAGGTCTCGGCTGCGGACTATGCTTGTCCGCACAACCTGACGAGAAGGCGGCTGGTGAATACACCGCAGTCGAACGGTGGGCCGATCGCGCACCGCATCCAGGTCGGTGCGCAGCTACGACAACTGCGGGAAGCGCGGGGGCTGACCCGCGCCGAGGCGGGCTGGGCGATCCGCGGCTCCGAGTCGAAGATCAGCCGGATCGAGCTGGGCCGGGTCGGCTTCAAGGAGCGGGACGTCGTCGACCTGCTCCGCCTGTACGGTGTGGAGCCCGGGGAGGAGCACTCCCGCCTGCTCGCGCAGGTCCGTGAGGCCAACGCGCCCGGCTGGTGGCAGGGGTACTCCGATGTGCTCGCGCCCTGGTTCCAGAACTACCTCGACCTGGAGCAGGCGGCCGAGCTGATCCGGACCTACGAGGTCCAGTTCGTACCGGGGCTGCTGCAGACCGAGGCGTACGCCCGCGCGGTGATCAACCTGGGGCACGGCTCGCGGGCGCGGGACGAGATCGACCGCCGTGTGGAGCTGCGGATGGCCCGCGCGACGGTCCTCACCCGGCCCGAGCCGCCGCGGCTGTGGGCGGTGCTGGACGAAGCGGTGCTGCGGCGGCCGATCGGCGGGGCCGACATCCTGCGCGGGCAGATCGAGGCGCTGCTGGCGGCGACCGACCTGCCGAACGTCCGCCTGCAGGTCATTCCGTTCCGCGCGGGCGGTCACCCGGCGTCCGGCGGGGCCTTCAGCATCCTGCGCTTTCCGCACCCGGACATGTCCGACGTCGTCTATCTCGAGTACCTCACCAGCGCGCTCTACCTGGACAAGGAAGAGGACGTCGACCTGTACGCGGCGGCGATCGGCCAGCTGTTCATCGAGGCCGAACCGCCGCAGCGGACGCCGGACCTGCTCCGCGCCGCCCTCCGCGACCTGGCGCGCTAACCGGCGGTCAGTTCGCCGAGCCGCCGGTCGCCAGCCGCATCAGGTCCGAGTCGAGGTTGATCGACACCTCGGTCCCGCCCGCGCTGCCGAACTCGTGCTGGTAGCTATGCCAGGACTCGCCCCGGATCTCCTGCGCGAACCCGCTCTCCATCAGCACGACGAGCTCCAGCGCCGCGCGGTCGACGCGCTTGTTCAACGCCGGGTCGTTCCAGTCCTCGGTGGATGCGAACAGCGAGGTCGGCACCGCCACGGTCCGCAGGTAGGCGAAGAGCGACCGCAGCTGGTCGTCGACGACGAGCGCGTGGCGGGCGGTACCCGCGGTGGCGGCCAGCACGACCGGCTTCGCGATCAGCAGGTCGTTGTCGAGCACCTGGAAGAACGACGTGAACAGGCCGCTAGCGCCCGCCTTGTAGACCGGCGTGCTGGCGACGATGCCGTCCGCCTCGCCGAGCGCGGTGATCGCGGCTCGGAGCTTCGGCCCGATCAGCTGGGAGATCATCGCGGTCGTGATCTCGGTGGCGAGCTGACGCAGGTCGACGACCTGGACGGCCACCGTGTGGCCGCGCCGGCCGGTGAGCGCGCTGACGCGCTCCGCGGTGCGGTCGGCCAGCAGCCGGGTGGACGACGGGTCGCTGGTGCCCGCGGTGACGACGACGAGCGAAAGGTTCTTACTCATGTCCGAGCTTCCTGCCGATGGTCTCGAGTTGGTGCAGTTCATCCGGGGTGAGTCGCTCGCGCAGGGCCCGGCTGACGCCGCGGGCGTGCGCCCGTCCGACCCGGCGCTGGAGGTCCCGGCCGGCCATGGTGAGCGAGAGCCGGACCCCGCGGCCGTCCGCGGGATCCGGGCAGCGCTCGACGTACCCGCGCTCGACCAGGCGGTCCACGAGGCGGGAGAGCGCCGGCTGGCTAAGCAGCACGTGCCGGGACAGTTCGCCGATGCGCTGCGGCCCGGGGCACTTGGACAGCGTGTAGAGCACGTCGTACTCGCGCATGGAGAGGCCCTGCCAGACGTCCTCGGCCGCGAATTGCTTCATCAGCCGGGCGTGGGCTTCGAGCAGGGCCTCCCATGCCCCGTTGGCGGTCATTAGCCGGCCTGGACCGCGTCGGTGTCCTGGTACGGCGAGCCACCGGTGACGTTGTCGCCGCGGTTCGCGTTCGGCCGCGGCTGGCGGACCGGGCCGTCGCCGTACTTGGCCTTCACCAGGCTCTGGTGGGTCGGGGCCTCGGGCACCTCCGGGTCGCGCTTGGCGGCCAGCTCCTTGCGCAGCACCGGCACGACCTCGCCGCCGAGCAGCTCTAGCTGGTTCAGCACCATCTTCAGCGGCAGGCCGGCGTGGTCGATCAGGAAGAGCTGGCGCTGGTAGTCACCGAAGTGCTCGCGGAACGTCAGCGTCTTGTCGATGACCTCCTGCGGGCTACCGACGGTGAGCGGCGTCTGGTCCGCGAAGTCCTCCATCGTCGGGCCGTTGCCGTAGACCGGGGCCTCGTTGAAGTACGGACGGAACTCCTTGACCGCCTGCTGCGACCGCTTCGCGATGTACGCCTGGCCACCGAGGCCGACGATCGCCTGCTTCTCGGAGCCGTGGCCGTAGTGCGCGTAGCGCTGGCGGTAGAACGTGATCAGCCGCATGTAGTGCTCCTTCGGCCAGAAGATGTGGTTGGCGAAGAAGCCGTCCCCGTAGTAAGCGGCCTGCTCGGCGATCTCGGGGCTGCGGATCGACCCGTGCCAGACGAACGGCGGCACGTCGTCGAGCGGGCGCGGCGTGGACGTGAAGCCCTGCAGCGGCGTCCGGAACTTGCCCTCCCAGTCCACGACGTCCTCACGCCACAGCCGGTGGAGCAGGTTGTAGTTCTCCAGACCCAGCGGCAGGCTCTGGCGGATGTCCTGGCCGAACCAGGGATACACCGGTGCGGTGTTGCCGCGCCCGAGCATCAGGTCCATCCGGCCCTTCGACAGGTGCTGCAGCATCGCGTACTCCTCGGCGATGCGCACCGGGTCGTTGGTCGTGATCAGCGTCGTCGACGTAGTGACGATCAGCCTCTCGGTGAGCGCGGCGATGTGCGCGAGCAGCGTCGTCGGCGCGGAGGAGAAGAAGGGCGGGTTGTGGTGCTCGCCGATCGCGAAGACGTCGAGCCCGACCTCCTCGGTCTTCTTGGCGATCTGCACGATCGCGTCGATCCGCTCGGCCTCGCTCGGCGTCTCACCGGAAACCGGGTCGCGCGTGATGTCGCTGACCGAGAACACCCCGAACTGCATGGCCGTCTCCCTATGCTCACTTACCGTAACCTCTATGCGTTTGCATGCACCACAACCCTACGGGCGGAAGAGGCATTCCCTGAGCCGTTGAGACCTGGGCCACGGGGGGCAAGCAGGAGCGGGCGCGTTCGGGCGACCTATGGCCTGCCTGAACGCGCCCGCTCGCGGGTGATAGGGCTCAGCGCAGGTTGCGCTGGCGGACCTCCCAGTCGGCGTCCCGGCAGAGGCCGCACGCCGCGCCGACGAACTGCGCCGCAGCGGTCTGGCTGCCCTTGAGCTGCCAGTCCAGCCACGCGGTGCCGACGATCGCGAACTCGCCGCCGTTCGGCTGGCCGTACGTGCCGAAGTGTCCGGCGCCGTTCAGCGCGCCGAAGAACGCCGGGGTGGCCGCGGGCAGCTTGCCGAAGTCGTCCACCGCGTTCGCGTACGCGATGTCGCTCGGACCGCCGTTGATGTAGGCCACCGGCCGGGTGAGGTTACGCAACCCCAGCTTCGCGCCGGTGCCGAACAGCCCGCTGTTCCAGACGACGGTCGTGGTGATCCGGCGGTCGCCGGAGACCTCGATCGCCTCCAGCCCGCCGCACGACTGGCCCATCACGGCGATCTTCGTCGTGTCGAGCTTGCCGCGGTACTTGCTGCCCAGCCGGCTGTTCTCCCGGATCGCCCAGTCGATGCTCTGGGTGAGCCAGGAGGCCTGCGTCTGGCCGCTGCCGCCGGGGAGACCGTTCGCGACGACGAGGTACCCGCGCGACGCGATCTCGGACAGGAAGTTCTCGAACCACGTGCCGTCGGCCCGGCACGCTCCGTTGCCCCAGACGACGATCGGCAGCCGCGGCGCGGTGGTCAGGTCGGCCGGGCGGTAGATCGTGTGGTTGCGCAGCGTGGCGTCGGTCTCGTACCGGGCGGGGTACGGGCCGGAGCCGGTGGCCGCTGCGCTCGGGGCCGGCGCGAACCCGGCGCCGGTGAACACGGCGACGGTGAGGGCCGCGACGGCGACGAGTAATCGCCGGGGGAGTCGGGACGCTCTCATGGGACCTCCTCTGGTCGCGATCGTCATCGGACAGTTGCCGTGACGATCGGCGCTGATGGCAATCGCATCGTCCGCCGCGACGGCCGGAGAATCGTCGCCGGTCCTGACAAATGGGCAATTCTGCCGATGCCGCTACCCACCCGGACTCATGTCCTCGAGCACGTTCACGGCCGGGTGGTTCTGGTTATCCCCGGAACAGGTGCTGTCGTCCCCCGGGGAGTCGATGTGAGCGCGTACTTATTGGCTGTAGTCCTGCTCGGCTACGCGGGCTTCCAGGTGGCCCGGCGGGCGTACGACTCGCGGGTCGTGCCGCACTGGACCACCGCGGCGGCCGCCGGAACCGGGGCGCTGCTGCTGGAGGGGTACGCGCTCACCGCCGTCCTCGGCAGCAGCCTGGATTGGACCTACCAGGTGATCACGTTCGTCCTGTTCGCGCTGATCGCCCCGACGACGATCGCCTGGGCCATCGTCGGGTCGCTCTGGCTGCGGCACCGGGCGCGGGAGGCGGCGCCGGGCGGTGCGCACCGGCGTACCGCGGAGTCGCTGATGAACGCGCCGACCCAGCGAATGCGCCACATCTGACGTCACCCGCCACCCCGTAGGCTCCCGAGGGCGGACCGGACCGGGGAAGGGCGTGCGTGGAGCTCTCGACGCTCGGCCAGGCGGCGGGCATGTTCGCCGCGACCAACGTCGACGACCTGCTCGTCCTCGCGGTGTTCTTCGGGCGGGCCGCCGGCCGCCGGGGCGGCGTCCGGGGGGTCGTGGCCGGGCAGTACCTCGGCTTCCTGGGCATTCTCGCGGTGGCGGTGGTCGGGTCGCTCGGCGCAGGCCTGCTTCCGGACGCGGTGGTCCCGTACCTGGGCCTGTACGCGGCGGTGTTCCTGGTCGGCGTCGGGGTGTGGTGCGCCGCGGGATGGTTCCTGGCCACCCGGCCGCTGGTGGCCGCCGCGCTGGCCCGCTGGGGCCACGTCGTCCTGCCGGTCGTGCTGATCGGCATCGGGCTGGTGATCCTGATCGAGGGCGGCGCGTTCGGGCTCTAGAACGAGGACTCACGGGCTTCGGCGGCGCCCACGAGGTGCGGCCACACCCGTGCCGCGAGCTGCTCGGGAGTGTCCGGCGTCTCGTGCCGCAACCAGTCGACGACGATGCCCACGATCGCGCCCGCGATCAGCGCGTACGTCGGGTCGTCGGGCGGGGTGCCCGGCGCACCGGTGACGCGCGGCGTGATCTGCGCGGCGAACCGCAGGTTCGCACGGGTGGCGGCCCGCAGCCGGTGCACGAGGTGGTTGATCACCCGGGCGCTGCCGTCCGGCCCGAGCAGCGAGCGGTAGAGCGGCGCGTGCGTGGCGAAGTGCGAGAACACCGGGACCAGCGGGTTGTCCGGCGGGTCGGGCTTCTCCACCAGCCCCGGATCGGCCATCGGCAGGCCCTCGACCAGCTGGTCGAACAGCAGGGTGCACGCCGAGGCCGCCAGGTCGTGCACGTCCACGTAGTGCTCGTAGAACGTCGAGCGGCTGAGCCCGGCCTGCTTGGTGATGTCGGAGACCGAGATCTGCGCGAGGTCCTGCTCGGCGACGAGGTCCAGGAGCGCCCGTTCGAGCGCCTGCCGCGAGCGCCGTGCCCGGGGATCCTTGGGCGGCGTAGGCCCACCGCTGCTCGACACGCTGCTCCTCGTCCCGGCCGATCCGTCCCGGCCGACCCGCTCCGCGCCGATGGTACGCCGAGCGGATCGGGCCCGGCCGGGGAGGATTGAACGGCTTACTCGTCCGTCAGCTGCAGCGCCGCGGTCGGGCACCCGACGACGGCCGCGCGGGCGGCGTCCACCTCACCGGGCGGAACGTCGTCGACGAGGACCACCAGCCCGCCGTCGTCGTCGATCTCGAACAGCTCCGGTGCCGCGGCCTCGCAGAGGCCGAGACCGGTGCACTTCGCGAAGTCCACGAGGATTTTCACGGTCACCCTCACCGAATCCGGAGCGGGAGCTTCTCCCAGCCGCGGACCGTCGAGGTCGAGGAGAGCCGGGCGTTCGCCAGATCGACGTCCCAGGTGGGGAACCGCTTCAGCAGTTCCTCCAGCGCGACCCGGCCCTCCAGCCGGGCGAGCGCGTTGCCCAGGCAGAAGTGGATGCCGCCGCCGAAGGCCATGTGCTGGACGTCTCGGCGGTGGATGTCGAACGTCTCCGGGTCGGGAAATCGCTCCGGGTCCCGGTTGGCCCCGGCGATGATCGCCATCATGATGCTGCCCTGCGGGACGGTGGTGCCGTGCACCTCGACGTCCCGGGTGACGTACCGGCACATGAAGTGACCCGGCGCCTCCATCCGCAGGATCTCCTCGATCGCACCGGGGATCAGCGTGGGGTCGGCGACCAGCTCCGCCCGCTGGCCGGGGTTCTCGGCGAGCAGCTTGGCGGTCCAGCCGATCAGCCGGCCGGTGGTCTCGTTGCCCGCGCCGGCCAGCACGGTCACGTAGAGCACGACCTCCTGCCGGGTGAGCTTGCGGACCGTGCCGGTCTCGTCTTCGAACTCGACCTGCAGGAGCTGGCTGATGATGTCGTCGGACAGGTTTTCCGCACGCCAGTCGACGTACTGCGCGAACGCCTCGCCGTCGAGCAGCGTCTGGTCGGCGCTCATCGGTGCGCCCGCCTCGGTGCGCAGCGATTCGTCCACCGCGTCCCGGACCGCCTCCTGCTCGGCCTCCGGGATGCCGAGCAGCATCCCGATCGCCCGCATCGGGACCTGGGCGCCGAGCTCGGCGATGATGTCGAACTCCGACGCGCCGACGAGCGGGTCGAGCGACCGCACGCAGAAGTCACGGATCTGCGGTTCGAGGGCGATGATCCGCTTCGGCGTGAAGATCCGGGACAGCAGGCGCCGGTGTAATGGGTGGACCGGCGGGTCCTCGAAGATCAGGACGCCGGACGGCACCTCCATGTCGGCCTGGATCAGCTCCAGGATGTCGCCCTTCGCGCTGCTGTACGTCTCGTGGTCCTGCAGCACCGCCGAGACGTCCGCGAACCGGCTCACCGCGTAGAAGCCGATCTCGGCGTTGTGGTAGAGCGGCGCCTCCTCGCGGAGCCGGCGGTACACCGGATACGGGTCGCTCACGATGTCTTGGTCGTAGGGGCTGAAGTGCACCTCGCCCGTGGCGGTCGCGGTCACGAAGTCTCCCGGTTTCTCCGACAACTGTCGGAGAACACGATGACAGGACTCATCGGTGACCGCAATAGGTTCGATTTGGACATCCCGGTCGGCGAAAAGGGCGGCCCGCGGTGGCGGGCCGCCCCTCGTTCAGGCCGGTTCCGGACGCGCGAGCACCAGCAGCACCGCGATCAACGTCAGGACGACGCCGGTCGCCGCGGCGGTGAGACCGTGCTGCGGGTGCTGATCGGTGAGGTTCCGCCGCTGACCGTGCGGGCGATGCTCGCCGCGGTGCTGGTCGCGACCGGCGGGCCGGACGGGGGTGTCGTGACCGCGGACCTGCCCCTCGACGTGCTGCCGGACGCGTGACGGTGTTCACTGTGCGGACGATTGTCCGCTAGCCGCCGCGCGTGACTGCGGCGGTGCGCGGCGGCAGGTGTGAGACGGTAGGTGTGCGCCGGACACCACGGTCCGGTGGACAGGTGTCCGGAGGAACGACGAGATGGCGAACCGTGGAACCGGGCCGGACTTCGTCGAGGCCCTCGCCCGAGGGCTGGACGTGCTGGCGTGTTTCGACGCGCGGCGGCCGGTGATGTCGCTGAGCGAGGTGGCGGCCGCGACCGACCTGGCCCGTCCGACCGCGCGCCGGCTGCTGCTGACGCTGGAGGAGATGGGGTACGTCCGCACGGCCGAGGGCGGCGGGTTCGCGCTCACGCCGAAGGTGCTCTCGCTGGGCATGGCGTACGTCAGCTCGCAGGGGCTGTGGGACATCGCCCGGCCGCACCTGGAGCGTCTGGTCGCCGCGACCGGGGAGTCCTCGTCGATGGCGCAGCTCGACGGCTCGGACATCGTCTACGTCGCCCGGGTGTCGGTGCCGAAGATCATCACGCTGCGGGTGGACATCGGCACCCGGTTCCCGGCGGCGCAGACCTCGCAGGGCAAGGTGCTGCTGGCCGGGCTTCCGCCCGCCGAGGTGGAGCACGTGCTGGCGGAGCCCAGCCGGGCGGGGTTGCCGCCGTACACCGGACGCGACGCCGGGGACTTCGCGGCGGAGCTGACCGAGGTGCGGGCGCGGGGTTGGGCGCTGGCCGACGAGGAGCTGGCGCCGGGGGTGCGGTCGGTGGCCGCGCCGGTACGCGACGGTTCGGGACGGGTCCGCGCGGCGATGAACGTGACCGTGCACGCGGCCGAGACGCCGCTGGAGACGCTGCTCGACGTGCACCTGCCACGGCTGTTGCGAGCGGCCGGGGACGTGAGCGCGGAGTGGGCGCTCTGGCAGTCCCGCCCGCACGTCGAGGTTAATCGCTCACAGACGGCGTGAGCGCCGTTCTTGACAGGGCGGAGCGGCGCGCGCAGAGTAGCGGACAAGTGTCCGTATAGCGGTTAGGGGTGGTCGAGTGGCCGCACAGCAACCGAGTGGGCCCCTCGCGGGCGTCGTCGTCGCGGACTTCTCGCGGGTGCTGGCCGGGCCGTACGCGACGATGCTGCTCGCGGACCTCGGAGCCGAGGTGATCAAGGTCGAGGGGCCCGGCGGCGACGACACCCGCGGCTGGGTGCCGCCGACCCGGGGTGACGTCGGCACGTACTTCCTGGCGGTGAACCGCAACAAGCGGTCGATCGCGCTGGACCTGAAGGACCCGTCCGACCGCGAGGTGGCGCACGCGCTGTCGGCGCGGGCGGACGTGTTCATCCAGAACTTCAAACCGGGCGGGTTGGCGCGCTTCGGGCTGGACTACGACGCGGTCCGCGGCCGTAATCCCCGGACGATCTACTGCTCGATCAGCGGTTTCGGCGCCGGCGGTGGTGCGGCGCTGCCCGGTTATGACTTGCTGGTGCAGGGGATGTCCGGGTTGATGAGCCTGACCGGCGCGCCGGACGGCCCGCCGTTCCGCGCCGGGATCTCGGTGTTCGACGTGATGACCGGCCTGCAGTCGGTGATCGGGATCCTCGCCGCGCTGCACCACCGGGACCTGACCGGCGAGGGCCAGCACGTCGAAACGAACCTGCTGTCGACCGCGCTGTCCACGTTGGTGAACCAGACCTCGGCGTACGTGGCCGGGGGAGTGGTGCCGACCCGGATGGGCAACGCGCACCTGAGCCTGTTCCCGTACGAGCCGCTGCCGACCGGCGATGGCGAGCTGATCGTCGTCGCGGGCAACAACGGGCAGTTCCGGCGGCTGGCCGAGGTGCTCGGGCATCCGGAGTGGGCGGACGACGACCGGTTCGACACGGTCGGCAAGCGCAACGACAACCGCGAG
The sequence above is a segment of the Cryptosporangium aurantiacum genome. Coding sequences within it:
- a CDS encoding CaiB/BaiF CoA transferase family protein, producing the protein MAAQQPSGPLAGVVVADFSRVLAGPYATMLLADLGAEVIKVEGPGGDDTRGWVPPTRGDVGTYFLAVNRNKRSIALDLKDPSDREVAHALSARADVFIQNFKPGGLARFGLDYDAVRGRNPRTIYCSISGFGAGGGAALPGYDLLVQGMSGLMSLTGAPDGPPFRAGISVFDVMTGLQSVIGILAALHHRDLTGEGQHVETNLLSTALSTLVNQTSAYVAGGVVPTRMGNAHLSLFPYEPLPTGDGELIVVAGNNGQFRRLAEVLGHPEWADDDRFDTVGKRNDNREELRPLLVAALAAKSAQDWFGILTEAGLPCGPINTVQGGVELAERLGLEPVVEVEGVPSVRNPIGLSATPPSYRLPPPALDEHGDEIRRWLAEVPRA